One window of Quercus robur chromosome 12, dhQueRobu3.1, whole genome shotgun sequence genomic DNA carries:
- the LOC126709319 gene encoding protein LURP-one-related 4 — MFLLMARIYPHILTGSPYMTSEGETFTIWMKSLLYHAYGCTVFNSKGEIVYRVDNYDNKCSNEVHLMDLRGKILFTIHQKKLLAFGCWNGYRWSGSSINKEKPWFQVKKYCRMLMRDVACRITVGYDKYWIVRFANKAAFRIVDVNGDVVAEAKRKYSSSGVVLGEDVLALEVVPHMDHSLIMAFVVVYGLIRRRM, encoded by the exons atgTTCCTATTAATGGCTAGGATCTATCCTCATATTCTCACTGGTTCTCCCTACATGACTTCAGAAGGAGAAACATTTACTATATGGATGAAATCGCTTTTATACCATGCATATGGTTGCACTGTCTTTAATTCCAAGGGTGAGATTGTTTATCGCGTTGATAACTATGACAACAAGTGTAGCAACGAAGTTCATCTCATGGATCTACGGGGGAAAATCCTCTTTACTATACATCAAAAG AAATTACTAGCTTTTGGATGTTGGAATGGTTATAGATGGAGCGGTTCTAGCATAAACAAGGAGAAGCCGTGGTTTCAAGTCAAAAAGTATTGCAGAATGCTCATGAGAGATGTAGCTTGTCGAATTACTGTGGGGTATGATAAATATTGGATAGTTAGATTTGCTAACAAAGCAGCATTTAGAATAGTAGACGTCAATGGAGATGTTGTTGCCGAG GCAAAGCGAAAGTATTCATCTTCTGGAGTAGTGCTGGGAGAGGATGTGTTGGCTTTGGAGGTGGTGCCTCATATGGATCATTCACTTATCATGGCTTTCGTGGTAGTGTACGGATTAATTCGTCGTAGAATGTGA
- the LOC126708962 gene encoding protein LURP-one-related 4-like, whose amino-acid sequence MAKVYPQVPTCSPHITSEREIFTIWMKSLVCHTNGCTVFNTNGDIVYRVENYDKKGSHEVHLMDLRGKVLSTIRGKKLVAFRGWNGYRCSSSNIKEEKLWFQVKKYYRMLMGDLACKVTVGYDKYWIVRMTGKAAFRVVNINGDIIAEAKPKQSSAGVQLGDDVLTLLVEPHTDHSLIMALVIVYGLICRKM is encoded by the exons ATGGCTAAAGTGTATCCTCAAGTACCCACTTGTTCTCCCCACATAACATCAGAAAGAGAAATATTTACAATATGGATGAAATCTCTTGTGTGTCATACAAATGGTTGCACTGTCTTCAATACAAATGGTGATATTGTTTATCGTGTTGAAAACTATGACAAGAAAGGTAGCCATGAAGTTCATCTCATGGATCTCAGAGGCAAAGTACTTTCAACCATTCGTGGAAAG AAGTTAGTAGCTTTCAGAGGTTGGAATGGATATAGATGCAGTAGTTCTAATATAAAAGAAGAGAAGCTATGGTTTCAAGTTAAGAAATACTACAGAATGCTTATGGGAGACTTAGCTTGTAAAGTTACTGTGGGCTATGATAAGTACTGGATAGTTAGAATGACTGGCAAAGCAGCGTTTAGAGTAGTAAATATTAATGGAGATATAATTGCAGAG GCAAAACCAAAGCAATCATCTGCAGGGGTACAGCTGGGAGATGATGTTCTAACTTTGTTGGTAGAGCCCCATACAGATCATTCCCTTATCATGGCTTTGGTGATTGTTTATGGACTGATTTGCCGTAAAATGTAA